In the genome of Capra hircus breed San Clemente chromosome 17, ASM170441v1, whole genome shotgun sequence, one region contains:
- the VPS29 gene encoding vacuolar protein sorting-associated protein 29 isoform X1 has protein sequence MAGHRLVLVLGDLHIPHRCNSLPAKFKKLLVPGKIQHILCTGNLCTKESYDYLKTLAGDVHIVRGDFDENLNYPEQKVVTVGQFKIGLIHGHQVIPWGDMASLALLQRQFDVDILISGHTHKFEAFEHENKFYINPGSATGAYNALETNIIPSFVLMDIQASTVVTYVYQLIGDDVKVERIEYKKS, from the exons ATG GCTGGGCACAGA TTGGTGTTGGTATTAGGAGACCTGCACATCCCACATCGGTGCAACAGTTTGCCAGCTAAGTTCAAAAAACTGCTGGTGCCAGGGAAGATTCAGCACATTCTCTGCACCGGAAACCTTTGCACCAAAGAGAGTTATGACTATCTCAAGACTCTGGCTGGCGATGTCCATATTGTGAGAGGAGACTTCGATGAG AATCTGAATTATCCAGAGCAGAAAGTTGTGACTGTTGGGCAGTTCAAAATTGGTTTGATCCATGGACATCAAGTTATTCCATGGGGAGATATGGCCAGCCTAGCCCTATTGCAGAGGCAGTTTGATGTGGACATTCTTATTTCAGGACATACACATAAATTTGAAGCATTTGAGCATGAAAATAAATTCTACATTAATCCAGGTTCTGCCACTGGAGCATATAATGCCTTGGAAAC aaacattattccttcatttgtgttGATGGATATCCAGGCTTCTACAGTTGTCACTTACGTGTATCAGCTAATTGGAGATGATGTGAAAGTAGAACGAATCGAATACAAAAAGTCTTAA
- the VPS29 gene encoding vacuolar protein sorting-associated protein 29 isoform X2, with protein sequence MLVLVLGDLHIPHRCNSLPAKFKKLLVPGKIQHILCTGNLCTKESYDYLKTLAGDVHIVRGDFDENLNYPEQKVVTVGQFKIGLIHGHQVIPWGDMASLALLQRQFDVDILISGHTHKFEAFEHENKFYINPGSATGAYNALETNIIPSFVLMDIQASTVVTYVYQLIGDDVKVERIEYKKS encoded by the exons ATG TTGGTGTTGGTATTAGGAGACCTGCACATCCCACATCGGTGCAACAGTTTGCCAGCTAAGTTCAAAAAACTGCTGGTGCCAGGGAAGATTCAGCACATTCTCTGCACCGGAAACCTTTGCACCAAAGAGAGTTATGACTATCTCAAGACTCTGGCTGGCGATGTCCATATTGTGAGAGGAGACTTCGATGAG AATCTGAATTATCCAGAGCAGAAAGTTGTGACTGTTGGGCAGTTCAAAATTGGTTTGATCCATGGACATCAAGTTATTCCATGGGGAGATATGGCCAGCCTAGCCCTATTGCAGAGGCAGTTTGATGTGGACATTCTTATTTCAGGACATACACATAAATTTGAAGCATTTGAGCATGAAAATAAATTCTACATTAATCCAGGTTCTGCCACTGGAGCATATAATGCCTTGGAAAC aaacattattccttcatttgtgttGATGGATATCCAGGCTTCTACAGTTGTCACTTACGTGTATCAGCTAATTGGAGATGATGTGAAAGTAGAACGAATCGAATACAAAAAGTCTTAA
- the FAM216A gene encoding protein FAM216A isoform X1 — protein sequence MPNQGPVSGWTECSSSAEPPAVARAEGGGGGSAGHSYYQNSKGTDRIKDGYKVNSPRAKLQELWKMPQTIHTSKSKPEPFFLKHPDLTLVEKRYLCSIAKIYNASYLRTLMKRHYMHVIQRSSQKPGVLTHHRGHLSSHSSQKQHYPCTTWRHQLEREDLGPSNIAAASAPEMIQHSLWRPVRNKEGLKTGYASKTRCKSLKIFRKPGRLFMKSVSTNDSESYMNEEKKEEDLLNKCMQSMSIEEQGEHLMLT from the exons ATGCCCAACCAAGGTCCAGTGTCCGGCTGGACGGAGTGCAGTTCTTCCGCAGAGCCGCCCGCAGTGGCCAGGGCCGAGGGTGGCGGCGGCGG atCAGCTGGACATTCTTATTACCAGAATTCCAAAGGTACTG ACAGAATCAAAGATGGATACAAAGtgaactcacctagagccaagcTGCAAGAGTTATGGAAAATGCCTCAAACAATTCACACCTCTAAGTCAAAGCCAGAGCCTTTCTTTCTAAAG CATCCAGACCTCACCTTAGTCGAGAAGCGCTACCTGTGTAGCATTGCTAAGATCTATAATGCAAGCTATCTGAGGACTTTAATGAAGAGGCACTACATGCATGTGATCCAGCGCAGCTCCCAAAAGCCAG GTGTCCTCACTCATCACAGGGGCCACCTCAGTTCTCATTCCTCACAGAAGCAGCATTACCCCTGTACTACATGGCGACACCAGCTGGAGAGAGAGGACTTGGGACCTTCTAACATTGCAGCTGCATCTGCACCTGAGATGATACAACATTCGCTTTGGCGACCAGTGAGAAACAAAGAAGG TTTAAAAACTGGATATGCATCTAAAACAAGATGTAAATCATTGAAGATTTTTAGAAAACCAGGCAGACTGTTCATGAAATCAG TTTCTACAAATGATTCTGAATCATacatgaatgaagaaaaaaaggaagaagatttACTAAATAAGTGTATGCAATCAATGTCAATTGAAGAACAGGGAGAACATCTGATGTTAACTTGA
- the FAM216A gene encoding protein FAM216A isoform X2, translating into MPNQGPVSGWTECSSSAEPPAVARAEGGGGGSAGHSYYQNSKDRIKDGYKVNSPRAKLQELWKMPQTIHTSKSKPEPFFLKHPDLTLVEKRYLCSIAKIYNASYLRTLMKRHYMHVIQRSSQKPGVLTHHRGHLSSHSSQKQHYPCTTWRHQLEREDLGPSNIAAASAPEMIQHSLWRPVRNKEGLKTGYASKTRCKSLKIFRKPGRLFMKSVSTNDSESYMNEEKKEEDLLNKCMQSMSIEEQGEHLMLT; encoded by the exons ATGCCCAACCAAGGTCCAGTGTCCGGCTGGACGGAGTGCAGTTCTTCCGCAGAGCCGCCCGCAGTGGCCAGGGCCGAGGGTGGCGGCGGCGG atCAGCTGGACATTCTTATTACCAGAATTCCAAAG ACAGAATCAAAGATGGATACAAAGtgaactcacctagagccaagcTGCAAGAGTTATGGAAAATGCCTCAAACAATTCACACCTCTAAGTCAAAGCCAGAGCCTTTCTTTCTAAAG CATCCAGACCTCACCTTAGTCGAGAAGCGCTACCTGTGTAGCATTGCTAAGATCTATAATGCAAGCTATCTGAGGACTTTAATGAAGAGGCACTACATGCATGTGATCCAGCGCAGCTCCCAAAAGCCAG GTGTCCTCACTCATCACAGGGGCCACCTCAGTTCTCATTCCTCACAGAAGCAGCATTACCCCTGTACTACATGGCGACACCAGCTGGAGAGAGAGGACTTGGGACCTTCTAACATTGCAGCTGCATCTGCACCTGAGATGATACAACATTCGCTTTGGCGACCAGTGAGAAACAAAGAAGG TTTAAAAACTGGATATGCATCTAAAACAAGATGTAAATCATTGAAGATTTTTAGAAAACCAGGCAGACTGTTCATGAAATCAG TTTCTACAAATGATTCTGAATCATacatgaatgaagaaaaaaaggaagaagatttACTAAATAAGTGTATGCAATCAATGTCAATTGAAGAACAGGGAGAACATCTGATGTTAACTTGA